GGAGCTTACCTACCTGAAACCAGATGCCAAATCCCAGGTTACCATCGAGTACCAGGACGGCAGGCCCCATCATGCGGATGCCGTGGTCATTTCAACCCAGCACAGCCCCGATGTTTCCCTTGAAACCATACGCAGGGACATGGTCAACATGGTGATCCGTGAGGTGATTCCCTCCCGTCTCCTCGATGACAAAACCAAGATATTTGTAAATCCCACCGGGCGATTTGTAGTAGGCGGCCCCCACGGCGATACGGGATTGACAGGCCGTAAGATCATTGTGGACACCTACGGCGGCATGGGCCATCACGGGGGCGGGGCATTTTCCGGCAAGGACTGCACCAAGGTGGATCGCTCCGCAGCGTACGCAGCGCGCTGGGCTGCCAAGAACATCGTGGCCGCTGGAATCGCCTCGAGGTGTGAGGTGGCTCTCTCCTATGCCATCGGTGTGGCCGAACCTACCCATATAAATGTAGACATGTTCGAAAACGGCAAGGTCGATAACGAGGTTCTCTGCAAAGCGCTGCGCGATTGTTTCGATTTCACTCCCAAGGGTATCATCGATTCTCTGAAACTGCGCAGGCCCATTTATGCCAAAACTTCCGCCTATGGGCATTTCGGACGCAGCGACCCGGATTTCACCTGGGAAGCGACAGATAAGGCCGAAGAACTGCGGAAAGCGCTGAAACTCTGAAAAGACTTGTGAAAAACCCTGTTTAATTGATAGATGCCGAAACGGTTTTATCGTTCCCGCAAAGCGGCAACAAGTTCGGCATGACGTCATCCTGAACTCGTTTCAGGATCTAAATGACAATAAAAACAAACTTTTTCACAGGCCTCTGAAAAGTGTGATAGTTATCACAGAAATTTACCGGGCGGCAGATTTCATTATGCATCTAACCGCATACCCTTTGAAAGGAAAACCATGCCGTACGAAGTAAAAGACATAACCCTAGCGGACCAGGGCCGGAGAAACATAGAATGGGCGGAGCGTCAGATGGGGGCTCTTCTCAAAATCCGGAGCCGTTTTGAGAGTGAGAAACCTCTTGCAGGTCATCGTATTGGTCTGGCTCTCCATATAACCAAGGAAACAGCAGTGCTGGTGCAAACGCTTATTGCCGGAGGAGCTGAGGTAGCCATCACCTCCTGCAACCCGCTCTCCACCCAGGATGATGTGGCCGCCGCGCTGGCCGCAGACGGCATTGCCACTTACGGAGTCAAAGGCGAATCGGTCGAGGATTACTACCGGTATATCCGGGCGGTTCTGGATTTCAATCCCGATATTACCATCGATGACGGCTGCGATCTGGTTACCGCGGTCCATATGGAGAGGAAAGACCTGATCCCCGGAATGGTCTGCGGCTGCGAGGAAACCACCACCGGCATCATACGTCTGAAATCCATGGAGAAAGACGGCGCTCTTCTCTATCCTATCATCGCGGTCAATGACTGCGACACCAAGCATCTCATGGATAATTACTACGGAACCGGGCAGTCCACCATCGATGGGATTCTCCGGGCCTCGAACATCCTTATCGCCGGAAAAACCGTTGTGGTTGCCGGTTACGGCAACTGCGGAAAGGGAGTGTCGCTCCGGGCCAAGGGTTTGGGCGCCAATGTTATAATTACCGAAATCAATCCCTTCCGGGCGCTCCAGGCGGTAATGGATGGGTTCCGGGTTATGAAAATGGCCGAAGCCGCTCCGCTCGGCGACCTGTTCATAACTGTGACCGGGGATCTGCATGTGGTGGCCCTGGAACATATCCGAGCCATGAAAGACGGTGCGGTACTGGCCAATTCCGGGCATTTCAACAATGAGATAGATGTGGCGGGCATGGAGAAAACCGCTTCAGCCAAACGCGCCATCCGTCCTTACTTCGATGAGTACATCATCAAGGGCAAGGCGGTGTTCCTCTGCGGCGAGGGACGGCTGGTGAACCTTGCCTGTGCTGAGGGGCATCCTTCAACAGTTATGGCCATGTC
This window of the Candidatus Latescibacter sp. genome carries:
- the metK gene encoding methionine adenosyltransferase, which produces MRGKFVFTSESVSEGHPDKVSDRISDSVLDAAYAQDPMSRVACETLCTTGLIVISGEITTNAFINFADVARQACREIGYTDSDIGFNADSCGVIVSIHPQSPDISQGVTEGQGLYGEMGAGDQGMMFGFACDETPELMPMPIQLAHQLVYKLSKLRKSGELTYLKPDAKSQVTIEYQDGRPHHADAVVISTQHSPDVSLETIRRDMVNMVIREVIPSRLLDDKTKIFVNPTGRFVVGGPHGDTGLTGRKIIVDTYGGMGHHGGGAFSGKDCTKVDRSAAYAARWAAKNIVAAGIASRCEVALSYAIGVAEPTHINVDMFENGKVDNEVLCKALRDCFDFTPKGIIDSLKLRRPIYAKTSAYGHFGRSDPDFTWEATDKAEELRKALKL
- the ahcY gene encoding adenosylhomocysteinase; this encodes MPYEVKDITLADQGRRNIEWAERQMGALLKIRSRFESEKPLAGHRIGLALHITKETAVLVQTLIAGGAEVAITSCNPLSTQDDVAAALAADGIATYGVKGESVEDYYRYIRAVLDFNPDITIDDGCDLVTAVHMERKDLIPGMVCGCEETTTGIIRLKSMEKDGALLYPIIAVNDCDTKHLMDNYYGTGQSTIDGILRASNILIAGKTVVVAGYGNCGKGVSLRAKGLGANVIITEINPFRALQAVMDGFRVMKMAEAAPLGDLFITVTGDLHVVALEHIRAMKDGAVLANSGHFNNEIDVAGMEKTASAKRAIRPYFDEYIIKGKAVFLCGEGRLVNLACAEGHPSTVMAMSFCDQALGVEYGIKNRGKLAPGVHRLPEEVDMQVAKLQLDAMSVSIDRLTPEQIEYLNSWKEGT